Below is a genomic region from Microbacterium sp. LWO12-1.2.
GCAGCGATACGCCGATGCCTTCGATGCCCACGCGAAGCCGGCGAACGATCTGATCGATGACATCGAGACCGCGCATGCGGAGTGGTCACGCCTGAACCTCGCCGCCGATCACGCCGGTCGTGCGGCGATGTCGGCCGCCTACGGCGATGACCAGGACAAGATCGACGACACGAACGACGCGGTGACCGAGGCGATCGGCGACCGGGATGCCGCCAAAGACGCGCTGGACGAGCTCTGGACACAGTACGAGGGCTATTACGGCGACTGGGACACCGCGTATGCTGCCGCGCTCTCGGAACTCGCCGGCGGCAGCGGGGCCGTGCTGACGAATGAGGCGCGCGATCTCCTCGACGCGCTGCTCGCGGCCACGAGTCCGGAAGACATCTACCGGCTCTGGCTGGAGAACCCCGAGCTGCAGGACGAGATCATCAAGAGTCATCCTGAGATCATCGGCAACCTCGACGGCATCCCCTGGGATGTGCGGGCGACGGTCAACAAGGCACGGCTGGATGAACTGCTCGAGACGGAGCCCGAGGGGCCGCATCGCGACGAACTCGAAGCGATCGTGCGAGCGCTGAACGCGGGTGGGACCCCGCCGCCGAATCTCATCAGCTTCGATCCGGACGGCTCGGAGCAGGTGACCGCCGCGATCGCGTACGGCGATCTGTCGACGGCATCCGAGATCAACACGCTCATCCCCGGCATGAAGGGGAACGTCGGCGATCTCCTCTCCTGGGGGGAGTCGGCGAGGGCGCTCAACGACTCGGTCGGTCCGGGGTCTGCCACCGTCGTGTGGTTCGGATACGACACGCCGGAGCTGCTGGAAGAGCCTGCGATGGACCGCGCGCAGGATGGTGCGGCATCGCTGCGTTCCTATCTGCTCGCGGTGCGCGCGCTTTCGCCCGACGCCGACGTCAACGTGATAGCGCATTCGTATGGCTCCACGACGGCCGCCCTCGCGATCGGTTCGCAGCCCGACGGGCTCGGTGTCACCTCGTTCATCGCGGTCGGCTCGGCCGGCTTCCCGAACGATCCGACCGTGGTCGAGAACCTCACCAACGGCAAGCCGCCGCAGATCTACGCGACGATCTCGGAAGACGACGCCGTCGCCAGGGTCGGTCGCGCCACTGCTCCCGGGCATCCTGTCAGCCCCGAGCGCCTACCGGGGACTACGGTGTTCGACAGCGATGGTGGTGTGAGCGCATCCGGGGAGAGTCTTCCCTCTGCGACCGGGCATGACGCTCTCGGTCCCGGCGCGTACCTCGAGCCGGGGTCCGAATCGTTCTACAACGTCTCGGAGATCATCCAGACCGGGCAGCCCGGTACTGAGCGCGGGGGCGAAGGAAGCACGCAGGGATTCTGGGATGCGAACAACTGGTGGATCAGCGATGAGTATGCGCTCATCGACTTCTAAGCGGATGGGACTGCGGATGCGCGCGAGATGGCAGCGCGGAGTGATGGCGGCAGTGGCCGTCGGATTGGTGATGACGATGACGAGCTGTGCCCCGGCGCCCGAGGGCGATGCGCTGTATCGCGACGGCGAGAAGAACTACGTCGCCTATGCCACGGTGATGCACTCCGTGATCATGGCGGTCCACGAGGGCGATTGGGCTGTGGATCAGGGGTCTTTCGGGGCGTCGCCGATTCCTTGCCGCATCAACGGCGAGCTGACGGGGTACACGTTCTCCTGGGCGCGGGTGCTCGAGCCTGCGGACGAGATCGATGTGGACGCGGTGGTCGCTGCCGCGACCAAAGCTTTCGAGGATGCAGGGGTGGAGGCCAGCACTGCCCGGTTCGGCGAGGGCGATCGGCAGGAGGTGAACGTCATCGGCACGGGCGGCGATGTCGGTCGCGGTGTCGTGACCATCCGTCCTGGTCGGAACCAGATTCGGGCTTCCGCGACGCCTGGTTGCATCCCCGGCGATGCGGCTGACCTCTCCGACATGGTCTTCGGCGGAGAGCTCGCCTATGACGGCGCGTCGTTGCGGTTCCCTGCGTTCGAGGGGCCGGACTGGCAGCCGCGGTTCTACTTCCCTGAGGAGGGGAGCCCCGTCTACTACAACGAAGACGGCACGCCGATCGAGCCGCAGCCGACGACGACCGAGTTCCCCGTGGCGCCCTACGGCGGCTGACGGGCCTGCCGGGTCTAGTGCGTCGCGGTGGCGTCGGCCAGGTGCCGCGCGTCGTGGCTGAGCACCTTCACGATGATGCCGTGGCGGCGCAGCTCGGCGGCCGTGCGAGCACCCTCATCGGCGTCGAGGCCGAGTGCCTTGATGTTCGCCACGACCACGACGTCACCGGTGCGCAGTGTCGAGATGAGGCGGGAGAGGCGGTCGTTCCAGCTCTCCAGGATGTCGGGTGCCGGGTGACGGAAGCCCTCGATCGGCACCCCGAACCGGGTGAGGTCGTCGCGCTGCTCGACGACCGACGGCATCCCCTCGCGGGCGACGACGAGGCCGACCAGGCGTGAGCCGTCGGGCCGCGCGATCCAGAAGTTCCGGTTCTGCTGCAGCTCGGTGAAGCACTTGGGGCACTGCGCCGCGTCGTGCGGCAGGTGCAGCGGGCTCGTCAGGGCGTCATCGACGGATGCCGCCACCTTCGTGGGATCGATCGTCTCGCTCATCGCGCACCTCCGCACCCATTCTGCCCTGTTCCGGTGCGGATGGGCGACCCGTCTCAGAGCAGTCCGAGCGCCTTCACCGCGTCGCGCTCCTCGACCAGTTCGGCGACGGAGGCATTGATGCGGGCACGGGCCCATTCGCTGACCTCGAGGCCCTCGACGATCTGCCACTCGCCGTCGACGGAGCGGACAGGGAACGACGAGACCAGGCCCTCGGGTACGCCGTACTCGCCGTGCGAGACGACCCCGGCCGACGTCCAGTCCTCGGTGCCGTGCACCCAGTCCCGCACGTGCTCGATGGTCGCGTTCGCGGCGGAGGCGACGGACGACGAACCGCGCACCTGGATGATCTCGGCGCCGCGCTTCGCGACGCGGGGGATGAACGTCTCGTCCAGCCAGGTCGGGACGTCGTCGACGATGGCCTCGAGTGCATCGGTGACGGACTGTCCGCCGACGGTGGCGTGCGAGACGTCGGGGAACTGGGTGGCCGAGTGGTTGCCCCAGATGGGCAGACGACGGATCGTCGAGACGGGAACGCCGAGCGTCTGCGACAGCTGGGCGCGTGCACGGTTCTCGTCGAGGCGGGTGAGGGCGGTGAACCGTTCGGCGGGCACTCCGTCAGCGGATGCCGCGGCGATCAGCGCGTTCGTGTTCGCCGGGTTGCCGACCACGGTGACGCGCACGCCAGGGGCTGCGTTCGCGGCGATCGCCGCCCCCTGAGGGCCGAAGATGCCGGCGTTGGCGGCGAGCAGGTCGCCACGCTCCATGCCGGGACCACGGGGACGCGCGCCGACGAGCAGCGCGAGGTCGCAGCCGTCGAAACCGACGGCGACGTCATCGGTCACCTCCACGTGCTCAAGCAGCTCGAACGCGCCGTCCTGCAGTTCGAGCGCTGCGCCTTCCGCCGCACCGAGTCCCTGCGGGATCTCGAGCAGCCGCAGCCGCACCTTCTCGTCGGGGCCGAGCAGGTCGCCCGCCGCGATCCGGAACAGGAGTGCGTAGCCGATCTGTCCGCCGGCGCCGGTGAGGGTGATCGTGGTCGTCATGCCCCGAGCCTACGTCCGTTCCGGGTCGGCTGTCGGAGTACCCTCTGTCTCATGACTTTCAACCCCGACGCCGACCTCTCCGGCAACACGACGCGTCGCCGTGGACGCACCGCTGCCATCGCCGGTGGTGCGAGCGTGGGCGTGCTCGGCCTCATCGCGCTCATCGCCGGTCCGCTGCTCGGCATCGACCTCACGGGGTTGCTCGGGGGCGTCTCCGAGCCGAGCGGCGACTCGGGTTCAGGCGGCTCCGTGATCGAGAACTGCGACACGGGCCAGGATGCGAACGAGCGCGTCGACTGCCGGATGGTCGGTGCTCAGGTCGCACTCGACGCGTTCTGGGCCGACAACGTCGACGGCTACCGCAAGCCCACCATGACCGTGGTGGACGGAGCGACCTCGACGCAGTGCGGCACGGCCTCGAATGCCGTGGGTCCGTTCTACTGCCCGCCAGAAGAGGGCGTTTACGTCGACCCGACGTTCTTCCAGCTCATGCAAGAGCAGTTCGGAGCATCCGCAGGCGATCTCGCTCAGCTCTACATCGTGGGCCATGAGTGGGGCCACCACATCCAGAACATCACGGGCGACATGCAGAAGTACCCGAACAACGGGACGGGCCCCGGCAGCAACGGCGTGCGCATGGAGCTGCAGGCCGACTGCTACGCCGGCGCGTGGATCGGACGCATGACGGAGCAGACCGATGCCGACGGTGACCCTTATCTGCTCGCGCCCACCGAGGCGGAGCTGACAGACGCCCTCAACGCGGCCTCCACGGTCGGCGACGACAACATCCAGGAGCAGTCCGGGGCGGTGAACCCCGAGAGCTGGACGCACGGCTCCAGCGACCAGCGTCAGTACTGGTTCGCGAACGGCTACGAGAACGGGTTGAACGTCTGCGCCGAGGCGTTCACACGCAGCGAGGGTGACCTGTAATACCAGCTGGCTGGGCCCTCTCCGGTAGCGTGGCATACGTAGTCTTCTTTCCGGGCTGGGGGCAAAATGACGAAGAACCTGGATGCGCTGTATCCGCCGATCGAGCCGTACGAGTCGGGTGAGCTCCTCGTCGGTGACGGTCACCGCCTGTACTGGGAGGTCAGCGGAAACCCCGAGGGGCGGCCGGTGGTCTTCCTGCA
It encodes:
- a CDS encoding alpha/beta hydrolase, which codes for MTLTSPNRGYPLERLEGNSGSMAYWSSLFTRVADRLGDLRTAVQSAHDLPGLGRAVTAVRTDASDLSALLPADIAEAQLLAGVMQRYADAFDAHAKPANDLIDDIETAHAEWSRLNLAADHAGRAAMSAAYGDDQDKIDDTNDAVTEAIGDRDAAKDALDELWTQYEGYYGDWDTAYAAALSELAGGSGAVLTNEARDLLDALLAATSPEDIYRLWLENPELQDEIIKSHPEIIGNLDGIPWDVRATVNKARLDELLETEPEGPHRDELEAIVRALNAGGTPPPNLISFDPDGSEQVTAAIAYGDLSTASEINTLIPGMKGNVGDLLSWGESARALNDSVGPGSATVVWFGYDTPELLEEPAMDRAQDGAASLRSYLLAVRALSPDADVNVIAHSYGSTTAALAIGSQPDGLGVTSFIAVGSAGFPNDPTVVENLTNGKPPQIYATISEDDAVARVGRATAPGHPVSPERLPGTTVFDSDGGVSASGESLPSATGHDALGPGAYLEPGSESFYNVSEIIQTGQPGTERGGEGSTQGFWDANNWWISDEYALIDF
- a CDS encoding dehydrogenase, which codes for MSETIDPTKVAASVDDALTSPLHLPHDAAQCPKCFTELQQNRNFWIARPDGSRLVGLVVAREGMPSVVEQRDDLTRFGVPIEGFRHPAPDILESWNDRLSRLISTLRTGDVVVVANIKALGLDADEGARTAAELRRHGIIVKVLSHDARHLADATATH
- a CDS encoding malate dehydrogenase codes for the protein MTTTITLTGAGGQIGYALLFRIAAGDLLGPDEKVRLRLLEIPQGLGAAEGAALELQDGAFELLEHVEVTDDVAVGFDGCDLALLVGARPRGPGMERGDLLAANAGIFGPQGAAIAANAAPGVRVTVVGNPANTNALIAAASADGVPAERFTALTRLDENRARAQLSQTLGVPVSTIRRLPIWGNHSATQFPDVSHATVGGQSVTDALEAIVDDVPTWLDETFIPRVAKRGAEIIQVRGSSSVASAANATIEHVRDWVHGTEDWTSAGVVSHGEYGVPEGLVSSFPVRSVDGEWQIVEGLEVSEWARARINASVAELVEERDAVKALGLL
- the ypfJ gene encoding KPN_02809 family neutral zinc metallopeptidase translates to MTFNPDADLSGNTTRRRGRTAAIAGGASVGVLGLIALIAGPLLGIDLTGLLGGVSEPSGDSGSGGSVIENCDTGQDANERVDCRMVGAQVALDAFWADNVDGYRKPTMTVVDGATSTQCGTASNAVGPFYCPPEEGVYVDPTFFQLMQEQFGASAGDLAQLYIVGHEWGHHIQNITGDMQKYPNNGTGPGSNGVRMELQADCYAGAWIGRMTEQTDADGDPYLLAPTEAELTDALNAASTVGDDNIQEQSGAVNPESWTHGSSDQRQYWFANGYENGLNVCAEAFTRSEGDL